The following coding sequences lie in one Pseudomonas svalbardensis genomic window:
- a CDS encoding amino acid ABC transporter permease: MEFDFSGIIPSLPGLWNGMVMTLQLMALGVVGGIILGTILALMRLSHSKLLSNIAGAYVNYFRSIPLLLVITWFYLAVPFVLRWITGEDTPIGAFASCIVAFMMFEAAYFCEIVRAGVQSISKGQMGAAQALGMTYSQMMRLIILPQAFRKMTPLLLQQSIILFQDTSLVYAVGLVDFLNASRASGDIIGRSNEFLIFAGLTYFTISFAASLLVKRLQKRFAV; encoded by the coding sequence ATGGAATTCGACTTCTCGGGCATCATCCCGTCCCTGCCGGGATTGTGGAACGGCATGGTCATGACCCTGCAACTGATGGCGCTGGGCGTCGTCGGCGGGATCATCCTCGGCACGATCCTGGCGCTGATGCGTCTGTCCCACAGCAAATTGCTGTCGAACATTGCCGGCGCCTACGTTAACTACTTCCGCTCGATTCCGCTGCTGCTGGTCATCACCTGGTTCTACCTGGCGGTGCCGTTCGTACTGCGCTGGATCACCGGCGAAGACACCCCGATCGGCGCGTTCGCCTCGTGCATCGTGGCGTTCATGATGTTCGAAGCGGCGTACTTCTGCGAAATCGTCCGGGCCGGTGTCCAGTCGATCTCCAAGGGTCAGATGGGTGCAGCCCAAGCCTTGGGCATGACGTATAGCCAGATGATGCGGTTAATCATCCTGCCGCAAGCGTTCCGCAAGATGACCCCGCTGCTGCTGCAACAGAGCATTATCCTGTTTCAGGACACCTCGCTGGTCTACGCGGTCGGTCTGGTGGACTTCCTCAATGCCTCGCGTGCCAGTGGCGACATCATCGGTCGCTCCAACGAGTTCCTGATCTTTGCAGGTCTCACGTACTTCACAATCAGCTTTGCCGCCTCGCTGCTGGTCAAGCGTCTGCAAAAAAGGTTTGCCGTATGA
- a CDS encoding glutamate/aspartate ABC transporter substrate-binding protein, whose translation MRIVPHLLGAAIAAALISTPVFAAELTGTLKKIKESGVITLGHRDASIPFSYIADASGKPVGYSHDIQLKIVEAIKKDLDMPNLQVKYNLVTSQTRIPLVQNGTVDVECGSTTNNVERQQQVDFSVGIFEIGTKLLAKKDSPYKDFADLKGKNVVTTAGTTSERILKSMNADKQMGMNVISAKDHGESFNMLESGRAVAFMMDDALLAGEMAKAKKPTDWAVTGTAQSYEIYGCMVRKGDAPFKKAVDDAIVATYKSGEINKIYEKWFMAPIPPKGLNLMFPMSDELKALIANPTDKAADDKKS comes from the coding sequence ATGCGCATCGTTCCCCATCTCCTGGGCGCAGCCATTGCTGCCGCTCTGATCAGCACTCCAGTTTTCGCCGCCGAGCTCACCGGCACCCTGAAGAAGATCAAAGAGTCCGGCGTTATCACCCTCGGGCATCGTGACGCTTCCATTCCGTTTTCCTACATCGCGGACGCTTCTGGCAAACCGGTTGGCTACTCCCACGATATCCAGCTGAAAATCGTTGAAGCCATCAAAAAAGACCTGGACATGCCGAACCTCCAGGTCAAGTACAACCTGGTGACCTCGCAAACCCGTATCCCGCTGGTGCAGAACGGCACCGTGGACGTCGAGTGCGGCTCCACCACCAACAACGTCGAGCGTCAGCAACAAGTTGACTTCTCCGTCGGCATCTTCGAAATCGGCACCAAGCTGCTGGCCAAGAAAGATTCGCCCTACAAAGACTTCGCCGACCTTAAAGGCAAGAACGTCGTGACCACCGCCGGCACCACGTCCGAGCGCATCCTCAAGTCGATGAACGCCGACAAGCAGATGGGCATGAACGTGATCTCCGCCAAAGACCACGGCGAGTCCTTCAACATGCTGGAATCGGGCCGTGCCGTTGCTTTCATGATGGACGACGCCCTGCTGGCCGGTGAAATGGCCAAGGCCAAGAAGCCGACTGACTGGGCCGTAACCGGTACTGCACAGTCCTACGAAATCTACGGTTGCATGGTCCGCAAGGGTGACGCACCGTTCAAGAAGGCTGTGGATGACGCGATCGTTGCGACCTACAAGTCCGGCGAGATCAACAAGATCTACGAAAAATGGTTCATGGCGCCAATCCCGCCAAAAGGCCTGAACCTGATGTTCCCGATGAGCGACGAGCTCAAGGCCCTGATCGCCAATCCGACCGATAAAGCGGCTGACGACAAGAAATCCTGA
- a CDS encoding LysR family transcriptional regulator gives MHTHLNRVQTFLAVVDFGSYTKAANYLSISKAMASLHVKALEDVLSATLLIRNTRNISLTEIGQDFYEEFKGIVADIDNAFGNVLKGHNRVSGKLRLSSTSEYGEAYILPLIPQFIERYPEIKLSYNFNSSLNDLVAEKLDLVIRLGNLADSAFKSRKLADYEIVLVATKTFLARHPVQKPQDLNAVPWIANSNLQAPTQWTLRHPQMGDVEINGINQFESNSSTAIRSMTLSSLGVSVLPSWVVKDDIASERLIRLLPDYSLPSQSVNVVFPNSPHLPHKSRAFIDFLLLHLAQ, from the coding sequence ATGCACACTCATCTTAATCGGGTCCAGACATTCCTGGCCGTGGTCGATTTTGGTTCTTACACCAAGGCTGCCAATTACCTGAGCATCAGCAAAGCCATGGCCAGCCTGCATGTCAAGGCGCTAGAGGACGTGCTGTCAGCGACGTTGTTGATTCGAAATACCCGAAATATATCCCTCACCGAAATCGGTCAGGATTTTTATGAAGAGTTCAAAGGTATTGTCGCGGATATCGATAATGCTTTTGGTAATGTATTGAAAGGACATAATAGGGTGTCCGGTAAATTGCGGTTGAGTTCCACCAGTGAATACGGTGAAGCGTATATTCTCCCGCTGATCCCGCAATTTATAGAGCGCTACCCGGAAATAAAACTCAGTTATAACTTTAATTCGTCACTCAATGATCTGGTGGCAGAAAAGTTAGACTTGGTTATCCGTCTTGGAAACTTGGCGGACTCGGCTTTCAAGAGCCGTAAACTGGCGGATTATGAGATTGTCCTGGTGGCTACCAAGACGTTCCTTGCGCGTCACCCAGTGCAAAAACCTCAGGACCTGAATGCGGTGCCGTGGATTGCCAATAGCAACCTGCAGGCGCCCACTCAGTGGACGCTGCGCCATCCGCAAATGGGTGATGTCGAGATCAATGGGATCAATCAGTTTGAATCCAATTCTTCCACGGCCATCCGTTCCATGACGTTGTCGTCGCTAGGTGTTTCGGTGCTGCCCTCCTGGGTGGTCAAGGACGACATCGCCAGCGAGCGGCTGATCCGGTTGTTACCCGACTATTCGCTGCCCTCGCAGTCCGTCAACGTGGTGTTTCCCAACAGCCCGCATTTGCCCCACAAATCGAGGGCGTTCATTGATTTCCTGTTGCTGCATCTGGCGCAGTAA
- a CDS encoding amino acid ABC transporter permease has product MNYNWDWGVFFKSTGVGSETYLDWYISGLGWTIAIAIVAWIIALTLGSILGVMRTVPNRIVSGIATCYVELFRNVPLLVQLFIWYFLVPDLLPQNLQDWYKQDLNPTTSAYLSVVVCLGLFTAARVCEQVRTGIQALPRGQEAAARAMGFKLPQIYWNVLLPQAYRIIIPPLTSEFLNVFKNSSVASLIGLMELLAQTKQTAEFSANLFEAFTLATLIYFTLNMGLMLLMRGVEKKVAVPGLISVGGK; this is encoded by the coding sequence ATGAATTACAACTGGGACTGGGGCGTTTTCTTCAAGTCCACCGGCGTTGGCAGCGAGACGTATCTCGACTGGTACATTTCCGGTTTGGGCTGGACCATCGCCATTGCCATCGTGGCCTGGATCATTGCCCTGACGCTGGGCTCGATTCTCGGCGTCATGCGCACCGTGCCGAATCGCATCGTGTCGGGCATTGCGACCTGCTACGTCGAACTCTTCCGTAACGTGCCGCTGCTGGTTCAGCTGTTCATCTGGTACTTCCTGGTGCCCGATCTGCTACCTCAGAACCTGCAAGACTGGTACAAGCAGGATCTCAATCCGACCACCTCGGCATACCTGAGCGTCGTCGTCTGCCTGGGCCTGTTCACCGCCGCTCGTGTTTGCGAACAGGTGCGCACCGGCATCCAGGCGCTACCGCGTGGCCAGGAAGCCGCTGCTCGCGCCATGGGCTTCAAGCTGCCGCAGATCTACTGGAACGTGCTGCTGCCCCAAGCCTATCGGATCATCATTCCGCCGCTCACCTCGGAATTCCTGAACGTGTTCAAGAACTCCTCCGTCGCGTCGCTGATCGGCCTGATGGAGTTGCTCGCGCAGACCAAACAGACCGCCGAGTTCTCCGCCAACCTGTTCGAAGCCTTCACCCTGGCAACGCTGATCTACTTCACCCTGAACATGGGCCTGATGCTGCTGATGCGCGGTGTCGAGAAGAAAGTCGCCGTACCGGGCCTGATCTCCGTAGGGGGTAAATGA
- a CDS encoding DsbA family oxidoreductase yields MSTPLKIDFVSDVSCPWCVVGLYGLTRALDLLGDEVQAEIRFQPFELNPKMGPEGQNITEHITEKYGSTPEQSQKNREMIRARGAEVGFAFRTDGNSRIYNTFDAHRLLFWAGLEGLQFNLKEALFKAYFTEGGNPSDHGQLAQIAESVGLDRSRAEAILASDEFAKEVLEEEQLWLSRGVSSVPTVVFNGQYAVTGGQPVETFVGAIRQIMSEAKGGTVNG; encoded by the coding sequence ATGAGTACCCCCCTGAAAATCGATTTCGTCAGCGACGTGTCCTGCCCCTGGTGCGTCGTCGGCCTCTACGGCCTGACCCGGGCTCTGGATTTGCTGGGCGACGAGGTACAGGCCGAGATCCGTTTCCAGCCGTTCGAACTGAACCCGAAGATGGGCCCGGAAGGACAGAACATCACTGAACACATCACCGAGAAGTACGGCTCGACGCCCGAGCAATCCCAGAAGAATCGCGAGATGATCCGCGCGCGCGGCGCCGAGGTCGGGTTTGCGTTTCGCACGGACGGCAACAGTCGCATCTACAACACCTTCGACGCCCACCGCTTGCTGTTCTGGGCGGGACTGGAAGGGTTGCAGTTCAATCTGAAAGAGGCGCTGTTCAAGGCGTATTTCACCGAGGGCGGCAATCCGTCCGACCATGGGCAGTTGGCGCAGATCGCCGAAAGCGTGGGGCTGGATCGGTCCCGAGCCGAGGCGATTTTGGCGTCGGACGAGTTCGCCAAAGAGGTTCTCGAAGAAGAGCAGTTGTGGCTGTCGCGAGGCGTCAGTTCGGTGCCGACCGTGGTGTTCAACGGACAATACGCCGTCACTGGCGGGCAGCCAGTGGAGACGTTTGTCGGGGCGATTCGGCAGATCATGAGTGAGGCGAAGGGTGGGACGGTTAACGGGTGA
- a CDS encoding sigma-54-dependent transcriptional regulator, producing the protein MNNDLSVLIVEDDPHVLLGCQQALTLEDIPCVGVGSAEEALERVGDNFAGIVISDIRLPGIDGLELLTRLKARDRSLPVVLITGHGDISMAVGAMQKGAYDFMEKPFSPERLVDVARRALEQRSLAREVSSLRRQLAERDSLEGRIIGRSPAMQNLRELIANVADTSANVLIEGETGTGKELVARCLHDFSRRHTKQFVALNCGGLPENLFESEIFGHEANAFTGAGKRRIGKIEHADGGTLFLDEVESMPLPLQIKLLRVLQERTLERLGSNQSVAVDCRVIAATKSDLDESSKAGEFRSDLYYRLNVVTLELPPLRERREDILQLFEHFLQQSSLRFDRAVPDLDNQTLSNLMSHDWPGNVRELRNVAERFALGLPAFKKSGASGSNQGLAFAEAVEAFERNLLSDALQRSGGNLTQASLELGMAKTTLFDKVKKYGLSH; encoded by the coding sequence ATGAACAACGACCTTAGTGTGCTGATCGTCGAAGACGACCCCCATGTGCTGCTCGGCTGCCAACAGGCGCTGACCCTGGAAGACATTCCCTGCGTGGGCGTCGGCAGCGCCGAAGAAGCGCTGGAGCGGGTCGGTGACAACTTCGCCGGCATCGTCATCAGCGACATCCGCCTGCCGGGCATCGACGGTCTGGAATTGCTGACCCGACTCAAGGCCCGCGACCGCAGCCTGCCGGTGGTGTTGATTACCGGTCACGGCGACATCTCCATGGCCGTCGGCGCGATGCAGAAAGGCGCCTATGACTTCATGGAGAAACCTTTCTCCCCCGAACGTCTGGTCGATGTGGCGCGCCGTGCGCTGGAGCAACGCAGCCTCGCGCGGGAAGTCTCTTCGTTACGTCGGCAACTGGCGGAACGGGATTCCCTCGAAGGCCGGATCATCGGCCGCTCGCCAGCCATGCAGAACCTGCGGGAATTGATCGCCAACGTTGCCGATACCTCGGCCAACGTGCTGATCGAAGGCGAGACCGGCACCGGTAAAGAGCTGGTTGCGCGTTGCCTGCACGACTTCAGTCGACGGCACACCAAGCAGTTCGTCGCGCTGAACTGCGGTGGTCTGCCGGAGAACCTGTTCGAAAGCGAAATTTTTGGCCATGAAGCCAACGCCTTCACCGGCGCCGGCAAGCGGCGAATCGGCAAGATCGAACATGCCGACGGCGGCACGCTGTTCCTCGACGAAGTGGAAAGCATGCCGCTGCCACTGCAAATCAAACTGCTGCGGGTGTTGCAGGAACGCACCCTCGAACGCCTCGGGTCGAACCAGAGCGTGGCGGTGGATTGCCGGGTGATCGCGGCGACCAAGTCTGATCTGGATGAGTCGAGCAAGGCTGGCGAGTTTCGCAGCGACCTGTATTACCGCTTGAACGTGGTGACCCTTGAATTACCGCCGCTGCGCGAACGCCGTGAAGACATCCTGCAACTGTTCGAACACTTTCTGCAGCAGTCGTCCCTGCGCTTCGACCGCGCGGTGCCGGACCTGGACAACCAGACCCTGTCGAATCTCATGAGCCACGACTGGCCGGGCAACGTGCGCGAACTGCGCAACGTCGCCGAGCGTTTTGCCCTCGGGCTGCCGGCCTTCAAGAAATCCGGCGCCAGCGGTAGCAATCAGGGCCTGGCCTTCGCCGAAGCGGTAGAAGCTTTTGAACGTAACCTGCTGAGCGACGCTTTGCAGCGCAGTGGCGGCAATCTGACCCAGGCCAGTCTGGAACTCGGGATGGCCAAGACCACGCTGTTCGACAAAGTGAAGAAGTACGGGCTGAGCCACTGA
- a CDS encoding sensor histidine kinase, which produces MKCDPTLYRAAPPSLAVKPRLIRHLFLPPLVIALMIGLGYLGFWVSEHYGIRSLSENGQRQLELHARAVESEISKYTYLPSLLELESSVSKLLADPSPEHRQTVNEYLEGLNRRSRSRAIYVMDTTGRVMATSNWRDVDSYLGEDLSFRAYFQNAVRGQPGRFYGIGSTSGEPGYYLAHGLEEHGKIIGVAVVKVRLEAMEERWQRARLEAFVSDENGIIILSSDPARRLKSVIPLSDETKEKLARSLQYYWFPLNELQPLAREKLAEGEEKLTFPANSEVESDEEDISYLSQTRPLSDTPWNFTLLTPLQDLRREAINQGILVAVAFALVAFLLIAWNERRKVIATRLAAREALQEANNQLERRITERTTDLRASNERLKGQIRERRLAEETLRRAQDELVQAGKLAAIGQMSTSIAHELNQPLAALRTLSGNTVRFLERGQLDVASTNLKTINELIDRMGRITASLRSFARRGDDKGQGSLGKAVDAALQLLGGRVESAHLQLHRDFADRQVQIDQTRLEQILVNLIGNALDAMQAQPLPELWLEGEEYDGKYRLRVRDNGHGIDAEARKHLFEPFFTTKPGEQGLGLGLTLSASLAAATGGHLGVEHPASGGTTFVLSLPLVSPTHAEPI; this is translated from the coding sequence ATGAAATGCGACCCCACTCTCTATCGCGCCGCGCCGCCATCACTCGCCGTGAAACCCCGTCTGATTCGCCATCTGTTCCTGCCGCCGCTGGTCATCGCCCTGATGATCGGATTGGGTTACCTCGGTTTCTGGGTCAGTGAACACTACGGGATTCGCAGCCTCAGCGAGAACGGCCAGCGTCAGCTGGAACTGCACGCCCGCGCTGTCGAGAGCGAGATCAGCAAGTACACCTACCTGCCCAGCCTGCTGGAACTCGAGTCCAGCGTTTCGAAGCTGTTGGCCGACCCGTCGCCAGAACACCGGCAGACGGTCAATGAATACCTCGAAGGCCTGAACCGGCGCAGCCGCAGTCGGGCTATCTATGTGATGGACACCACAGGCCGTGTCATGGCCACCAGTAACTGGCGCGATGTCGACAGTTACCTGGGCGAAGACCTGTCCTTCCGCGCCTATTTCCAGAATGCCGTTCGCGGTCAGCCGGGGCGCTTCTATGGCATCGGCAGCACCAGCGGCGAACCCGGTTACTACCTGGCTCATGGCCTGGAAGAGCACGGCAAGATCATCGGCGTCGCGGTGGTCAAGGTCCGCCTCGAAGCCATGGAAGAACGCTGGCAGCGCGCGCGGCTGGAAGCTTTCGTCAGCGATGAAAACGGCATCATCATTCTTTCCAGCGATCCGGCACGGCGCCTGAAATCGGTTATTCCGTTGAGCGACGAAACGAAAGAAAAGCTGGCCCGCAGCCTTCAGTACTACTGGTTCCCGCTGAACGAACTGCAACCGCTGGCCCGGGAAAAACTGGCCGAAGGCGAGGAAAAACTCACCTTCCCCGCCAACAGCGAAGTGGAATCAGATGAAGAGGACATCAGCTACCTCTCGCAAACCCGGCCATTGAGCGATACCCCGTGGAATTTCACCCTGCTCACCCCCCTGCAGGATTTGCGGCGCGAAGCGATCAATCAGGGGATTCTGGTGGCGGTGGCGTTTGCCCTGGTGGCGTTCCTGCTGATCGCCTGGAACGAGCGGCGCAAGGTCATTGCAACGCGCCTCGCCGCCCGGGAAGCCTTGCAGGAGGCCAACAATCAACTGGAGCGTCGGATTACCGAACGCACCACTGATCTGCGCGCCAGCAACGAACGGCTCAAGGGACAGATCCGCGAACGGCGTCTGGCCGAAGAGACGCTACGCCGCGCCCAGGATGAACTGGTGCAGGCCGGTAAACTCGCGGCCATCGGCCAGATGTCCACCAGCATCGCCCACGAATTGAACCAACCACTGGCGGCGCTGCGGACCTTGTCCGGCAACACCGTGCGGTTTCTGGAACGCGGTCAGCTGGACGTTGCCAGCACCAACCTCAAGACCATCAACGAACTCATCGACCGCATGGGCCGGATCACCGCCAGCCTGCGTTCGTTCGCTCGCCGCGGTGATGACAAAGGTCAGGGCAGCCTCGGCAAAGCGGTGGATGCAGCCTTGCAGCTGCTCGGTGGTCGCGTGGAAAGCGCTCATCTGCAGCTGCATCGAGACTTCGCCGATCGGCAGGTGCAGATCGACCAGACGCGCCTGGAGCAGATTCTGGTCAACCTGATCGGCAACGCCCTCGACGCCATGCAGGCACAGCCGCTGCCGGAATTGTGGCTCGAAGGCGAAGAGTACGATGGTAAATATCGCCTTCGCGTACGCGACAACGGCCATGGCATCGACGCCGAAGCACGCAAACATCTATTCGAACCGTTTTTCACCACCAAACCTGGTGAACAGGGCCTGGGCCTCGGCCTGACCCTTTCCGCCAGCCTGGCCGCCGCCACCGGCGGTCATCTGGGTGTCGAGCACCCGGCCAGCGGTGGTACCACCTTCGTCCTCAGTTTACCGTTGGTAAGCCCCACTCACGCCGAGCCAATATGA
- a CDS encoding MFS transporter: MTYRYKVALIFLIGFFIDCINIFMSAVALPSISTALHVSTSDVAWVANAYILGLTLIIPVSTWLAGRFGSREILTASMIVFTGSVWMCGLANSFNELVIWRFVQGVGGGLLIPVGQALTFNLFKGEQRAKISTLVMAVALIAPAISPTIGGVIVDSSSWRRVFYSNIPFSLIAALLSWFWINEARPTSLPRPDIKGLLLVSAALGSLLMGMSLYGGDAPAGVAALFVMAGVTFVVLYGLHYRTCKNPIIELSLLKSKKLSTSIFIYYAIPGVFTGVNLMNIFFLQNTLHFSARLTGMFMILYAIGAFIAMLICGRVYNRMGAKRLFALGMLLHSAGIATLLLVNNPSDLWMIVIAYSLMGIGGGIGANTAQTTSLMDFEGSDTHKASVIWNINRQMSFSIGAALFLMVFNLLLKHFDTTQAYHVTFAIAALVGLFPLFQLSQLNTQKDCHAQQNS; this comes from the coding sequence ATGACCTATCGCTACAAAGTTGCACTAATATTCCTGATCGGTTTTTTTATAGACTGCATTAACATCTTTATGTCGGCGGTTGCATTACCGAGTATATCGACGGCGCTGCACGTTAGTACTTCAGACGTTGCCTGGGTGGCTAACGCTTATATTCTGGGGCTGACACTGATCATCCCGGTCAGCACCTGGCTGGCCGGTCGTTTTGGCAGCCGGGAAATCCTCACCGCCTCGATGATCGTATTCACAGGCTCCGTGTGGATGTGTGGGCTGGCCAACAGTTTCAACGAACTGGTGATCTGGCGCTTCGTCCAGGGCGTTGGCGGCGGACTGTTGATTCCTGTCGGCCAGGCGCTGACGTTCAACCTGTTCAAGGGTGAGCAGCGGGCGAAAATATCCACATTGGTCATGGCCGTTGCCCTGATAGCGCCCGCCATTTCACCTACCATCGGCGGCGTCATCGTCGACAGCAGCTCCTGGCGCCGGGTCTTCTACAGCAACATTCCGTTCTCGCTGATCGCTGCATTGTTGTCCTGGTTCTGGATCAACGAAGCGCGCCCGACGAGTTTGCCCAGACCCGACATCAAGGGCTTGCTGCTGGTTAGCGCGGCGCTCGGCAGCCTGCTGATGGGAATGTCGTTGTATGGCGGCGACGCTCCGGCAGGGGTGGCCGCCCTCTTCGTCATGGCCGGCGTTACTTTCGTCGTGCTATACGGGCTGCACTACCGCACCTGCAAAAACCCGATCATTGAACTGAGCCTGCTCAAAAGCAAAAAACTCAGCACCTCCATCTTTATCTATTACGCGATTCCAGGTGTGTTCACCGGAGTCAACTTGATGAACATCTTCTTCCTGCAAAACACCCTGCACTTCAGCGCCCGACTGACAGGGATGTTCATGATCCTGTATGCCATCGGCGCGTTCATCGCGATGTTGATCTGTGGCCGGGTCTATAACCGGATGGGCGCAAAGCGGCTGTTTGCCCTGGGCATGCTGTTACACAGCGCTGGCATTGCCACCCTGTTACTGGTGAACAATCCCTCAGACCTTTGGATGATTGTCATCGCCTACAGCTTGATGGGGATCGGCGGCGGCATCGGTGCCAACACAGCACAAACCACGTCATTGATGGACTTTGAGGGCAGTGACACCCACAAGGCCAGTGTCATCTGGAACATCAACCGACAGATGTCATTCAGCATCGGCGCTGCCCTCTTCCTGATGGTTTTCAACCTGCTCTTGAAGCATTTCGATACCACCCAGGCGTACCACGTGACCTTCGCCATCGCCGCGCTGGTGGGCCTGTTTCCACTCTTTCAACTGAGTCAGTTGAACACTCAAAAGGACTGTCATGCACAACAAAATAGTTGA
- a CDS encoding DUF4440 domain-containing protein: MHNKIVEQAHHSIHHVHALIHTLFTDSNGKGQAAFEPLMSAFAEHFTMVTTSAAIVSRAMVEQMFKGAVGAKPGLEIVISDLQTVWQEGASVAIRYQETHRLNQRESSRVSVAIIGMHHHNAQWTYLHETPLSQES; encoded by the coding sequence ATGCACAACAAAATAGTTGAACAGGCGCACCACAGCATTCATCACGTGCACGCGTTGATCCACACCCTGTTCACCGATTCAAACGGTAAGGGGCAGGCCGCTTTCGAGCCGCTGATGTCGGCATTCGCCGAGCACTTCACCATGGTTACCACTTCGGCCGCCATCGTCAGCCGGGCGATGGTTGAACAGATGTTCAAGGGTGCGGTCGGCGCCAAGCCAGGTCTGGAAATCGTCATCAGCGACCTGCAGACGGTATGGCAAGAAGGCGCCAGCGTGGCGATCCGCTACCAGGAAACCCATCGCCTCAACCAGCGCGAAAGCTCACGGGTTTCGGTGGCGATCATTGGCATGCATCACCACAACGCCCAATGGACCTACCTGCATGAAACGCCGCTAAGCCAGGAAAGCTGA
- a CDS encoding amino acid ABC transporter ATP-binding protein: MISIKNVNKWYGDFQVLTDCSTEVKKGEVIVVCGPSGSGKSTLIKCVNALEPFQKGDVVVDGTSIADPKTNLPKLRSRVGMVFQHFELFPHLTITENLTIAQIKVLGRSKEEATKKGLQLLERVGLSAHAHKHPGQLSGGQQQRVAIARALAMDPIVMLFDEPTSALDPEMVNEVLDVMVQLAHEGMTMMCVTHEMGFARKVADRVIFMDQGKIIEDCMKEEFFGDINARAERTQHFLAKILQH; encoded by the coding sequence ATGATCTCTATCAAGAATGTCAACAAGTGGTATGGCGACTTCCAGGTACTGACTGACTGCAGCACCGAGGTCAAAAAAGGCGAAGTGATTGTGGTGTGCGGGCCGTCCGGCTCCGGCAAATCCACCCTGATCAAATGCGTCAACGCCCTGGAACCGTTCCAGAAAGGCGACGTAGTGGTCGATGGCACCTCCATCGCCGATCCGAAGACCAACCTGCCGAAACTGCGTTCGCGCGTTGGCATGGTGTTCCAGCATTTCGAACTGTTCCCGCACCTGACCATCACCGAAAACCTGACCATCGCGCAGATCAAGGTGTTGGGCCGCAGCAAGGAAGAAGCCACGAAGAAAGGCCTGCAACTGCTTGAGCGCGTCGGGCTGTCTGCCCATGCGCATAAGCATCCGGGCCAGCTCTCCGGTGGTCAGCAACAGCGTGTGGCGATTGCCCGTGCGCTGGCGATGGACCCGATCGTCATGCTGTTCGACGAACCGACTTCGGCGCTGGACCCTGAAATGGTCAACGAAGTACTCGACGTGATGGTGCAACTGGCCCACGAAGGCATGACCATGATGTGTGTGACCCACGAAATGGGCTTCGCCCGTAAAGTGGCGGACCGGGTGATTTTCATGGACCAGGGCAAGATCATCGAAGACTGCATGAAAGAGGAGTTCTTCGGCGACATCAACGCCCGCGCCGAGCGTACGCAGCATTTCCTCGCCAAGATTCTGCAGCACTAA
- a CDS encoding GlpM family protein, with protein sequence MLKATLGAAVVVILAALARTKNYYIAGLVPLFPTFALIAHYIVGKSRSLEDLKTTIVFGMWSIIPYFIYLATLYVMVDRMRLEASLAVAAVAWLMAATVLVLVSVWVRLHG encoded by the coding sequence ATCCTCAAAGCAACCCTGGGCGCGGCCGTGGTGGTGATCCTCGCCGCGTTGGCCCGGACCAAAAACTATTACATCGCAGGATTGGTGCCGCTGTTTCCGACCTTTGCGCTGATTGCTCATTACATCGTCGGCAAGAGCCGTTCGCTGGAAGACTTGAAGACCACCATCGTGTTTGGGATGTGGTCGATCATTCCTTACTTCATCTACCTGGCGACGTTGTATGTGATGGTGGACCGGATGCGGTTGGAGGCTTCGCTCGCTGTAGCGGCGGTGGCTTGGTTGATGGCGGCTACGGTGTTGGTGTTGGTTTCGGTTTGGGTTCGTCTTCACGGCTGA